GGCTGCGCAAGTCGTCTTTTAGTTGGCGCAGGCTTTTATTATAATATTCTTCCAGCTTTTCTTCGCTGCCGATTTGTTGCACAAAATAAGCCATACGCCGGTCGAGTTCGCTGTTAACCTGGGCGTCTTCTACTACTACCGAGTCTATTTCGGCGCGGGCCAGCATTAAGCTGTTCATCAACAACGAACGTAATACGTTACAACGCAACTCGGGAGTTACAGGTTGCCCTTCGCTGGCTACCTGGGCCAGGGTGGTTTCCAGTTCAGAGCGTAAAATAATTTGATTATCTACTTTTATAATTATTCCATCAACGGGTTTAAAGGTACGTTGCTGGGCCTGCGTGGTAATAGCTAAAACCAGACATAAACTTAAAACCGGTAACAGTTTAGCTAAAAAGCAATTTTTTAAAAAATATTTCATGAATTAAAAGATGTTAAATCTTATGCAAGGGTTGCCTGCAAAACGCTAACGTACAAGTTATAAATAAATTTTATCTTGTAAATTGCTTACTACAAAGGTACAGTTTAATTGCACAAAATAAAAGCACGACCAACCCGGCGTGCTCTTAACTGCTATAGATAAAGTTAAATTTATTTCTGAGTAAGTTTCTGTACTTCAGCTTCATTTACCTGCACCGGATACTTTTGTCGCAACTCTTTCAGCCATTCTTTCTCCAGGTAGGTTTGGTAATCGGAGGTGGCCAGGCCGCGTACTTCGTTTAAGGTTTTATAACCAGGAGGCAAAACCTGATTTATTTTTATAAAAACAGCCCGGCCGTCTTTCTCTAAGTTATAAGTACCTTCATGCCAGGTAACTTCATCGAGTAATTTGTTCTCGCCTTTTTGAAAACGTTTGCTGTGCACTTGTACTGCCAGCGGGTTAGTTGTATTAAGGGCTTCTTCAATTCCTTTCAGGTCGCTGGTAAATAAGGCGAACGTAACATTCCGGTTCGCGGCCGTGGCGGGTTTTGGTTTGTTGGCGGTTAGTGTCAGGCGATTAGCTGCAATTCCTTTGTTGGTAAGAAAGGCGGCCACATTTTCGGCCCTTTTGTTAGCCAGTCCGGGAATTTTACCGGTGCTTTCTTTAACATCGGCATTACCGGTTAGCTGCAGCGTAAGGGCCGGATCGTTGGATAAACGGTCAAAAATTTCGTTTAACTGATTGGCAATAGCCGGCGTAATGGCATCTTTACCCGCTGGAAACAAAATAGGTTCCGGACGCATTTTCTTTAACTCGAACTTGCCGGCTGTAAGCATTTGCTGCGCCTGGGCTAAAATTTCTTTATTAGCCGCACTAATAATAATAGCGTCGGCGCGGGTATCCCATTTGTAATTTTCCTTGTTCTTTTCAAAAAATGCTTGCAGACCAACCGTATCTTGAATGGCTTTCGACCATACTTTTTCGTCCATTAATTGAAAAAGTAAAATGCCATCGCGGTATTCGTTCACTAGCATGCGATAATCCACATACTTTGATTCCAAGTGCTCCCGCTCAAAGCTCAAAAGGCTGTTGCTCACAAAATTATCATACAACACGTTCATAATATGAGCCGGCGAGGTAGCATTGGTAGTGCCTTTCTGGTTGGTTTGCACGTAATTAAAAAAGTCTTTCACGGTAAATGCCCGGCCCTGCAGGGTAAATAACGTTTGGTTTACTTCTTTTTCGGTGCCGGTGTATTGCCAGTTTCCTTCTTTTAGGGCATCGTTTGCTTTGCTTAAAGCAAAATCTTTGGCTGTTTTTGTCTCCTGAAAGTTATTTTCCTGTTTAATTCTTTTAAGAAAAGCTGATTTATTTAATTCAGAGCGAGAGTCTTTGGCTACTTTACTCCGTAAATAAGGCTCCATTTCTTCGTAGGCCGGTAGGCCGCGACGTTCAATTAATTTAATAATGTGCCAGCCATAGGGCGTTTGTACCGGTTGCGAAATTTCTCCTATGGTAGTTAATTTAAAGGCTGCTTCTTCAAAAGAAGGTAGCATACGCCCGGTACCAAACCAAGGTAACTCCCCGCCTTTGGTAGACGAACTGGCATCTTCTGAGAATTGCGCTGTAAGTTTATCCCAGTTTTCTTTACGGGTAAGCCGGCTGTAGATGGCATCAATCTTTTTCTTGGCTACCACCGAATCTGCTTTTGGAATGCCGGGTGTGGCGCGTACCATGATATGAGCCACTTTAATTTCGCCTTGCGCTGGCCGCACATTATTAACGCGAATGAGATGGAAACCAAAACGGGTCCGGACCGGATTCGAAAGCTGACCGACAGGAGTACTGTAGGCGGCTTTTTCAAAAGGATAAAGCATCTGAAGCGCCGTGAAATATCCTAAATTACCGCTGTTTTCTTTTGCCGATGGATCATCTGACTCGGCCCGGGCCAAGGCATTAAAATCTTCGCCGGCTTGTACCCGGCGCCGTAAATCCATTATTTTGTTGTAAGCGGCCAGAGTATCTTTGGGTTCCGCATCAGGCTCTACGTTTACCAGAATATGAGAGGCATTTACCTCTTGTTTCAGGCGCTCGTAAGCTTCTTTTACCAATTGGTCTGTTACATTCTTTTCGGTAAGATAAGGCTGGGCAAGCTGTTCTTTATAGCCTTCCAGTTCTTTCCGGAAAGCGGTAGTGGTATCTAAACCGCGTTTTTCTGCCTCGGTAACTTTAAGTTTAAAATTAGTATACAATTCCAGGTATTCTTGTACACTGCCTTTTGCGGCGTTATCTTGCTGGCTGTTGTTTTTATTGTAAACGTAGTTAAATTCAGAAGTAGTAACGGGCTTACCGGCTACGGTAAAAAGTACGGGTTCTTTTTTTTCCGGGGTTTTGGAAGCGTTGCATCCGGTAAGTAATAAAATAGTACTACCAATAAGAAAATGGCTTTTGTGCATAAAGTTTTAAACAAACGGCTAGGGCAACGATGCTAAAATAGTAGCGTTTTCGTCAGGCAATTTACAAAATTTTGCATCCAGATTTAAATGCATTTTTCTAATTTCCTGGTTTTTTAGCAAAAACGAGGCCGCATTAAATTTTGGTATAAAGAATACAGAAAATTAGTATTAACCGGATTGGTTATTACCAGAAGCGTAAATTCAAAAATAAAATTTTTTAAAATTTAGATTTCCAGCTACGTTAGCCAAGAACAAATACATTAATTAAGAATCGTCTCCAGATAAGGTAAACGAACTACAATGGGTAGCCAAATTGCTGCTACTTTATAGGGTAGCTGATTTTTTAATTGCCCTAAAAACAATAGCAAATTACTGCCTGTTGGCGTGGTGGTACCAAAACCAGTACAATAAAATACGGCAGGAGGGTAGAGCTGTGGCTTAAACTGTAATTTGAATCCGGCAAACATTGGTGCCGTTACCCTTGGTGGTATATTCCAGTTTATCCACAATGCGTTTTACCATGGCTAACCCAATTCCCCCTTTTCCCCGACGCCGGATAATTTCATCAATATCGGGGTCCCCTAATTTATTGCCGTCAAAAAAAGCGCCCTGATCGGAGAGCTCAAATATAAAACTATCTTTCTTTTTGCTAGTGGTTAGTTTTACGTACTTGCTGTTATCCTTCTGGTTAGCGTGAATAATTAAGTTGGCACTTAATTCATCCACCGCTAACACAATCAGGTTAACCTCACTTTCGGTAAGGGCATAAGGTTTTAGAAATTCCCGGACGAAATCTCTTACTTCGGCTAAATTAGTTAAGTCGCAGCTAATCCGAATGGAGTTATTCATTAGCAATCGTCATAGCTTCGTCGTAGGAAGAGACTATCGTCATGAGCAAGTCCAGACCTAAAATTTCAAAAACGTTTTTAACTTTATCCTGCATGTTAAAAAAGATTAATTTGATCTGGGCGTCTTCAAAACGTTGAAGGTGTGAAATAAATACACCTAAACCTGCGGATGAGATATAGTTAAGCCGATCGCAATCAACCAGAATTTTTTTAAATAACATAATTTCTGGTTTAGACAATTCTTCATCCAGCAGGACAGAGGAGCTGGCATCCAGTTCACCATTCAGGCGGATGGTGATAGCTTGGTCTTTGATTTCGTGTGTTATTTTCATTGCCATTTATTACGTCACAAGGCTAAAATTGGTTGATCATTTCTGAATTTTATCACGATTAGCGTTTGGTCGTCGTGGATCAGTTCGCCGCTAAATTGGTTTAAATCGTTTATAATGGCCGCTTTAATGTCATCTGCTTCCAGATGGTAGTGCCGGCTAAGCATGTCCCGCAAGCGTTCTTCGCCGTATTCGTCTTGGTTGGCACTACGCGCTTCTACAATGCCATCAGTATAAATAATCATTACATCGCCCGGATTATAATCATAGTGCATGTTATGAATGCGCTTGCCATACGACTTATCGCGGATAATGCCTAAGCCCAAACCTTCGGTATTAAAGTAGAATGTTTCCTCGGTCATGGAGTTATAGTACAGGGTATGGCAATGACCGGCGCGTGCAAAGAAAAAGCCTTTTAACTTATAATCGATAATGTATAATGCAGCGGTAATAAACGAGGTGCGTTCCAGGCAATGGGTTAAAGCATTATTGGCTTTTACCATAAACTCTACGGGCTGCAAATCGTCTTGCATCAAGCCATGAAAAATGCCTTTCATCTGGGCCATGTGAAAAGCGGCCGAAATTCCTTTCCCCGAAACATCGCCGATAATTATGGCAATGCGGTCTTCGTTTAGTTGCAGGAAATCATAAAAGTCGCCGCCTACTTCTTTAGCGGCCTGGCTAAAGCAGCTAATCTCAAACCAGCTATCGCTCGGAAACGTTTTAGGAATTAAGCTTTCCTGCACCGAAGAAGCAATTTTAAGCTCTTCTTTATACCGCTCGTTCTGGAGCGATGCCGCCATTAACCGCAGGTTTTCGATGGTTAAAATAGTTTGGCTGGTAAATGTACGGATAACATTGATGCTCTCCCGGTCGAAACCTTGCTCAATGTCTTTGAGCAAATACAAGGTGCCGTAGGTACGTTTCTGCGATTTTAAAGGTACTACGTTTAACGACCGAAAGGGTAAGTCGAGGGCTTTAAAACCGGCGTTGTGATCCAGGTTGTTGTTTACGTACTCCACGGTGGTAACCTGGTATTTTTCCAGCACCTGCCGGATTTGTTGTACGATGGTTTCATCTACATTTTCTGCCTCGATGATGGCGGTTTGCCCCGCGTCGTCGATAATTTCCAGCCAACCGGCTACGGCTCCCGAGGCGTTCATGGCGCTGTTAAACATCAGGTTATATACCTGCTGCTCATCTTCGCCTTGCTGAATCGATTGACTCAGACGCTGGAAGTTGAGCAGGTCTTCGCGTTTTTGCTCGAACACCGACGAAGTGGGCAAGTTAAAAATAGCCACTAACAACGAAACCAAGGTGTAAATACCCACAAAAAGCGAGGTTAGCACCAGAAAAGGATCGTAGTAAAAGTCGCTAATTAGCTGGTGCTTTTCCAGCATGTAGTCGAAATACTCGTAAAAAATAAATAAACTAACTAAAATACCGATGAGCAGAAAAATAGACCGCCATTTTTTGGTGGCCGTTAAATAAGCAACCCAACGTAAATGAATACTTAAAAAAAGCATGTACAAAACCATTAAGCTAATTAATGGCACATGCTTGAGTAACTCCAACGGCAGCAAACTCCCCAATAAAGAAGAGTAAATCAGCAGCTCAAACCAATCCCATTCGTATTGCAGGGCCCGGGTTTTCTGAAACAAAATCATATTGCGCCAGATGTAAAAAGCTTTACCCAGGAAATAAGTAATAAAGGCGAAACTGATAAAATAAAGGATTTCGAGCAGGCGGAATTTAGGGTTGGTGAAGAAATCAAAGTTTGTGATTCCCAGAAAAAAAAGCCCGCAGATATAGGCGGTACTGCCCGCTCTGATAAACAATTTCCACAGATAGCCAATAAAGTCGGTGCCTTTGTAAGCTTCTACGGAGGCTCTTTGGGTAAGAAATACCAAGGCAATAAAACTTACTTTAAACAGGCGGCCTAAAAAATCGGAATTTTCTTGAAAAGTACCGGGGTAAGATTCTTGATTAACAAGCAAAGAATTACCAACTAACAAAATCCAGCTTACCGTTGCGGCAAAAGTGTATAACCTTTTGTAATTTATGTTATAGGGCATATGGTAAGTTGCTGAGTATGGCCCAACCCGTGTTAAAAGTTAGACTAATGGCCCAAATATAAGTTTTACTAAAACAAGTTTCAAACTTCTGGAATTCTTAGCAAAAAAAAGCTGGCTATACTAATGAATTAAGTTAGGCAGAAGTTAAAAATAAAGCGCCAAAGCGGTCCGGATGTGAAGAGTTTTTTTAAAATCCGGACTGCTTTGGCGCAGCATGAACAAAGAAATTTAAAATTTATCTTAAATCGGGCAAACTGATAAAATTAAATAAAACCCGGAGTGGCTTACCGGGTATAGTTAGGGGCTTCTTTCGTAATTTGTACGTCGTGCGGGTGGCTTTCGCGTAAACCGGCCGCTGATATTTTTACCATCCGGGCTTCTTTTAAACGTTCGATATCCGGGGCACCGCAGTAACCCATACCGGCCCGTAAACCACCCACCATTTGGTAAATAACCTCGGCTACCAGGCCTTTAAAAGGTACCCGGCCCACAATACCTTCTGGTACCAGTTTTTTAATATCGTCTTCGGCATCTTGGAAATACCGGTCTTTAGACCCTTCTTCCATGGCTTCAATAGAGCCCATGCCGCGGTAAGTTTTAAATTTACGGCCTTCGTAAATCACCATTTCGCCGGGAGCTTCGTCGGTGCCGGCCAGTAAAGAACCAATCATTACGGTACTGGCTCCGCCCGCAATAGCTTTTACTACATCGCCGGAAAATTTAATACCCCCATCGGCAATTACGGGTACATCGGTGCCTTCCAAACCGCGCACCGCTTCCATAACGGCCGAAAGTTGCGGTACTCCAATTCCCGCAATAATCCGGGTGGTGCAAATACTGCCTGGGCCTACGCCCACTTTTACGGCGTCGGCACCAGCATCGGCTAAGGCTTTGGCACCTTCGGCGGTGGCTACGTTACCGGCAATTAAATCCAGGTTCGGGAAGTGTTGTTTAATTTCGCGTACGGCATCCAGTACGCCTTTAGAGTGGCCATGGGCGGTATCTACGCTAATAACATCCACGCCGGCTTCGGCTAAAGCGGCTACGCGGGTAAGTACGTCGGGGGTTACCCCTACGGCGGCGCCTACCCGTAAGCGGCCAAATTCGTCTTTGCAGGCGTTGGGCCGGTTTTTCTTTTTCAGGATATCTTTGTAGGTAATTAAACCAATTAATTTGCCGTTGCCATCAATTACCGGTAATTTTTCGATGCGGTATTGTTGCAGTATATCTTCGGCTTTAGCTAAGTCTATTCCTTTTTCGGCGGTAATTAAATTTTCTTTGGTCATTACTTCCGATACTTTTAGCGTGGTATCTTTCTGGAAGCGCAGATCGCGGTTGGTAATAATGCCGGTTAGTTTGCCTTCGCTGTTCGTTACCGGAATACCGCCAATTTTATATTCTTTCATAATCCGGAACGCGTCAGCCAGGGTAGAGTTATCGTCCAGGGTAACGGGGTCCATGATCATGCCGCTTTCCGAACGCTTTACTTTGCGCACCTGCTCGGCTTGTTGCTTTATCGTCATATTCTTGTGAATAATACCGATACCACCTTCCTGAGCCATGGCAATTGCTAAATCGGCTTCGGTTACGGTGTCCATAGCGGCCGATACAAACGGTATGTTTAACCGGATGTTGCGGGTTAATGGCGTAGTAGTATTGCAATTTTTAGGTAAAACTTCTGAATAATCAGGGAGCAGAAGCACATCGTCGTAGGTGAGGGCTTCAAAAAGTACTTTGGATTGGTAGGTAAGCATTGCAAATACGGTTAGGGTTCCTATTTGCAGCGCAAAGTTACGGTAATCTTATTAATTATCCTTATAAAGTAAAAATATTTAATTTTATTTATCAAAACGCTAAGATATAAACGGAAGTTGCCGGCCATGCATTTGCCCGGGCAAGGCATCCAACCAATAAATTATACTAAAATAGTAAAGCTGGTTCCTGGCAAATTATAGCTTGTTTACTGCTGGTATCCGGCTCAATGTAAAAAAGTAAAAATTTAAATTTTTAAAAAACCGGCGGTTAATTTCAGGATGCGCATTTCAACTTTTGAAAATTTTAAAAATCCGGTTCGCTGGTTTTGTTTTTACTATCTATTTTTAAAAAATCTGGTTCTTACTTCGGCTCATTTTAAATTTGCGATTTCAGGTACCATTTTTATCTATTACTTTTGGAATAAAGGTTTCGGGCGGTGCATGATAACCGCCTAGCTTATTTTTTTAAAAATCCTGTAAGTAGACTTAATTGGTACCCAACTTGAAAGTTTGTAAAATCACCCTGGTTTTTATTCTGTTTGCTACGTTTACTGCCTTCGCGCAAAAAGCTAAAAAAAGTAAAATTCCTGCGCCGGTTAAACCCGAAATAGTGGTGCCCCCTGCCTTTTTGCAAACCAATCAGCGTTGGGTCGATTCGGTGTTTGCCACTCTAAGCCCAGACGAACGCATAGCCCAGATGTTCATGATTGCGGCTTACTCGAACCGGAGCCGGGCTTTCGAAGATTCTATCGCTAATGTTATTTCGCAGTATAAAGTAGGCGGATTAATCTTTTTTCAGGGTGGACCGGTGCGCCAGGCTAAACTCACTAATCGTTACCAGAGCTTAGCTAAAGTGCCTTTGCTTATTGCCATGGACGCGGAATACGGCATTGGCATGCGCCTGGATAGTACCACCCGGTTCCCGTACCAAATGAGCAGTGGGGGCCTGGAAGATGAAAAGCTCATCTACGAAATGGGGAAAGAAGTGGCTACTCAATTTAAACGCTTGGGAATGCACGTAAATTTTGCCCCTGTAATAGACGTAAATAACAACGCCGACAACCCGGTAATTAACTTCCGGTCGTTTGGCGAGAACAAGAAAAACGTAACTCGCAAAGGCATTGCCTACATGAAAGGCATGCAGGACCACGGAATTATGGCTTGCGCCAAGCATTTCCCAGGCCACGGCGATACCGACGTAGATTCGCACTTAGCTCTACCACAGATTTACTACAACCGCCGCCGCTTAGATTCCTTGGAATTGTACCCGTTCCGGGAGCTGATGAAAGAAGGTTTAGGCTCGGTAATGGTGGCTCACCTAAATATTCCGGCCCTGGATACTACCAGTAATCTGCCATCTACCTTATCGAAACCTATTGTAACCGGTTTATTAAAGGAAGAGTTAAATTTTAAAGGTTTGGTTTTTACCGACGCTATGAACATGAAGGGCGTAACGAAGTTTTTCCCGGACGGGCAAGCTGATTTACGAGCTGTATTGGCCGGCAACGATGTTATTGAGTTTTCCGAGAATATTGGGTTAGCCATTAAGTTGGTAAAAGAAGCTATTGTACAGAAGCAAATTTCGCAATCCGATATTGATGCCCGGGTCCGGAAAATTCTGGCGGCTAAATACTGGGCCGGTTTAAACCACTACCAACCCGTAAATTTAAAAAACCTGTACCAGGATTTAAATAACGGTAATGCCGAGTACATTAACCGCAAGTTATCGGAGCTATCGGTTACGGTGGTGCGCAATGTGAATAATACTTTGCCTATCCGGAGCCTGGATACTTTAAAAATTGCTGCCTTAGCCATTGGCGTTGATACTGAAACTGCTTTTCAGCGCATGTTGGCGCGTTATGCCCCGGTGCAAAAGTTTTATTTACCCGCCAATGCCAGCATCGATTATTTACAAAATTTAAAAAATAAGCTGCAAGGCTATGATTTAATCATTGCGGGCGCCCACGACTTAGGTGTGCGGCCAGCCAATAATTACGGGGTATCTCCGGAAACCATTGTATTTATAAAAGAATTGGCTAAGGGCAAAAAAACAATTTTAAGTGTGTTTGGCAATGCGTATTCCCTGGCTAAATTTCAGGATTTAGAAAAACTAAACGCGGTGATAATGAGCTACCAGGAGTCGGTGAATGCCCAGGAAGTAGCCGCCGAAGTAATTTTTGGAGGAGCCAGCGCCAGCGGCAAATTGCCCGTAACCGTTACCCGTACTTACAAAGCTACTTATGGTTTGCCCACGCACGGTGGGCTGCGCTTTAAATACTCGTCGCCGGAAGACGTAGGTTTAAGTTCCAGCATATTCAGCCGCATCGATTCGCTGGTAAATGTGGCCATTCAGGCCAAAGCTATTCCGGGCGCCCAGGTGCTGGTAGCTAAAGGCGGCAACGTTATTTACCAGAAAGCTTTTGGCTATCACACCTACGACAACAAAACCCCGGTAACCAACACCGACCTGTACGACCTGGCTTCGCTGACTAAAATATCTACTTCTTTGGCGGCTTTAATGAAACTGCAGGACGAAGGTAAATTTGATTTTAACAAAAAAGTAGGCGATTACTTGCCGGAGTTTAAAGGCTCGAACAAAGAAAATTTAAATTTTAAAGATATTCTCACGCACCAGGCCCGCTTAACGCCTTTTATTCAGTTCTGGAAAGAAACCATGAAAAAGAACGGCAAATTTAAGTGGGGTACTTTTAAAGCCGATTCATCGGCCCGTTTCCCGGATAAAGTTGCCCAAAATTTGTACATGCACCGCAATTACCATAAAAAAATGTACAAAAAAATCCGGAACTCTCCTTTAAACGAAAAGCCCGGTTACGTGTATTCTGATTTATCTTTTATTCTGTACCCCGTAATTGTGGAACGGCTGACCGGGATGAAGTTTGAAGAATATTTAAAAGAAAATTTTTACCGGCCGCTCGGAGCTACGTCTTTAACTTTTAATCCGGAAAAACATTTTCCTAAGAGCCAGATTGTACCTACCGAATACGATTCGCTGTTCCGAAAACAATTGCTGCACGGCACCGTGCACGACGAAGGCGCGGCTATGCTGGGCGGTGTATCGGGGCATGCGGGCTTATTTGGCAACGCCAACGATTTAGCTAAGTTAATGCAAATGTATCTGCAAAAAGGCCAGTCGGGTAACCGGCGGTATATTTCCGAAGCCACCATGAACACCTATACCAGTTGCCAGTTTTGCCCCACCAACCGCCGGGCTTTGGGCTTCGACCGGATTAACTCGCCGTACATTGAAAACGGCAATGCCGCCCGAAGCGCCAGCCCCGAAAGTTTTGGCCACAGTGGCTTTACCGGTACTTTCACCTGGATTGATCCGAAATATGAACTGGTGTACGTGTTCTTGTCGAACAGAGTAAATCCGACGCGGAATAACAGCAAGCTCTACGACTTAAACACCCGCACCCAAATACAACAGGTAATTTACGATGCCATAGAAGCCGCCGAAAAAAACAAACCAAAAGCTTTGGGTAGTAAATAAACCGGATAAATAAGTTAGCTGGGTCGGTTAAAATTTTAAAAAAAGAAATTTTTAAAATTTTAACCGACCCAGTATTTTAATGAAGAATACAATCTGATTTTCCGACCGGATTTAACCCGAAACCGTTTCACATTTTAAAAACTTTACTGGTTTGTTCCGCAGAATTATCTTCCGGAGGTATCCATCTGTAAAATAGTACGTAGGTAGTAGGTATACTAAGTTTGTTCATTTACATTAACTTAACTCCATATGCTAACTACCGTTGTTATTATAGCCGTTATCATCGCTGTTATTATTGGTGTATTTACTGTGAGAAGTAAAGCCAAAAGCGATCCCAATTCTTCTGCCAATTCAGCGCGCCCAGATGCCCCTCCGGGATATAATGCGCGCGCCAACGATCCGGAAGTAAGAGGCGCCGGTGCCGATCCTACCAGAGGAAGGTAATTTTTTAAAATAAAAGAAGCAGGCACTTACCTCGGGGCAAACCGTTTGAGTAAGTGCCTGCTTTTTTGTCTCTTTTCAGGAAGCTAAGCTAATAGTTAATTCTGCTGCGATAAGTTGCTGGGCTACAGGATAAAACCCGTTTAATAGAATAGTATATTTCCACTAAAAAGATTATCATATAAGTTGAATTTTTATAATAACGTTACCCCTTAATAGCAGAACTTAGCCTAAAAGGTACATCATTGTTGCTGATTTTTTCGTAGAAGCCAGTATGAGCGAGTTGGAAAAATCTAAGGCAAATAAACTCTCCGGTTCCGATAAGGTGTACCGGGATATCGTGGAAAAGCTACAAGCCACTTTTAAAAAATACGATTATATCCCCGAAATTGCAGCTTGTAATCAGAACTGCCAACTGGTAATTGGCCAGGGCAATTCTAAAGACGAACAAACCGAATATTTATTACAGATTGTGATGTGTCTGTTGCAAACCGTACCCAATTCGCCGTTCGTGGAAGAGCTGTTTAACAACTTTTTAAAAGACTACATTCACTTTGTAAATCCGGAGCATATCTACCATTTAGCCGAGTATTATCTTACCGACGATTTTATTCTGAAACATAAAAGCGAGTGGCTGCAGGATCAAACCCCTAAAATCCGGTACATCTAAAAAGAAAACAGGCACATCTACTTGGTAGGTGTGCCTGTTTTTAAGATTGTAAATTGTGTAAATAAACTAAGCTACATTGGTTTGGGTAACTTACTGCTCAAAATTTTAAAATTTTGGCCGCTTGCTTC
The sequence above is a segment of the Adhaeribacter swui genome. Coding sequences within it:
- a CDS encoding glycoside hydrolase family 3 N-terminal domain-containing protein — protein: MKVCKITLVFILFATFTAFAQKAKKSKIPAPVKPEIVVPPAFLQTNQRWVDSVFATLSPDERIAQMFMIAAYSNRSRAFEDSIANVISQYKVGGLIFFQGGPVRQAKLTNRYQSLAKVPLLIAMDAEYGIGMRLDSTTRFPYQMSSGGLEDEKLIYEMGKEVATQFKRLGMHVNFAPVIDVNNNADNPVINFRSFGENKKNVTRKGIAYMKGMQDHGIMACAKHFPGHGDTDVDSHLALPQIYYNRRRLDSLELYPFRELMKEGLGSVMVAHLNIPALDTTSNLPSTLSKPIVTGLLKEELNFKGLVFTDAMNMKGVTKFFPDGQADLRAVLAGNDVIEFSENIGLAIKLVKEAIVQKQISQSDIDARVRKILAAKYWAGLNHYQPVNLKNLYQDLNNGNAEYINRKLSELSVTVVRNVNNTLPIRSLDTLKIAALAIGVDTETAFQRMLARYAPVQKFYLPANASIDYLQNLKNKLQGYDLIIAGAHDLGVRPANNYGVSPETIVFIKELAKGKKTILSVFGNAYSLAKFQDLEKLNAVIMSYQESVNAQEVAAEVIFGGASASGKLPVTVTRTYKATYGLPTHGGLRFKYSSPEDVGLSSSIFSRIDSLVNVAIQAKAIPGAQVLVAKGGNVIYQKAFGYHTYDNKTPVTNTDLYDLASLTKISTSLAALMKLQDEGKFDFNKKVGDYLPEFKGSNKENLNFKDILTHQARLTPFIQFWKETMKKNGKFKWGTFKADSSARFPDKVAQNLYMHRNYHKKMYKKIRNSPLNEKPGYVYSDLSFILYPVIVERLTGMKFEEYLKENFYRPLGATSLTFNPEKHFPKSQIVPTEYDSLFRKQLLHGTVHDEGAAMLGGVSGHAGLFGNANDLAKLMQMYLQKGQSGNRRYISEATMNTYTSCQFCPTNRRALGFDRINSPYIENGNAARSASPESFGHSGFTGTFTWIDPKYELVYVFLSNRVNPTRNNSKLYDLNTRTQIQQVIYDAIEAAEKNKPKALGSK